One genomic segment of Nocardia spumae includes these proteins:
- a CDS encoding MMPL family transporter, with amino-acid sequence MSRWARLVTTRPTLILGAAIGIAVLFGLFGADVQQRVSAAGFADPGSESALVDQVVTAHLGRQNPDVIAIYTAPAGQDLGALTPRVRDAVGRIDPALLAQPVQTYWNNSPPRQAVLRSADGRQGLAVVFASGDDDQRIAAYHDIAAALRIPGVAVRFTGYSALADEIDTQSRHDLVLAESLSLPITLAILVLVFGGVVAAGLPLLVGILAVVGSLGAVGLIAHLTEVSVFAVNVASLLGLGLAIDYGLFVVTRFREELAAGAPPPAAVARTLATAGRTVGFSALLLACAFAGTFVFPQAVLRSLGFGAIAAVLLAAGLSLTVLPASLALLGPRIGAWSWRRDAFDRGRRRAERWWGRVVDVVVRRPGIVAVTVGGLLLALATPVLGVRLGDVDHTALPAGNSVRAGVDELAARFPAAGSGATVLLRGEGAPPDSAPTAAAIRGIGAVPGVHDVQRLATVDDAVVVHVALDDPDRSPAAIETVSRIRDLAVPADIDMRVGGDTAATVDSVAAITSRMPAMIAVMVLATLVLLGAAFRSAVLPLKAVLLASLSLAATFGILTWIFCRGHLAEALRVSVGPLSAGMMVLIIAVVFGLSTDYEVFLLSRMVEARNSGAGTVAAVRTGTVRTARVITAAATLLVIITGAFTLSPLTPMRFLGLGMILALIIDATLVRMLLVPALVTLMGPANWWPMRPGRRDGYPVGNGLRTSARASSTS; translated from the coding sequence ATGAGCCGCTGGGCACGATTGGTGACCACCCGCCCGACACTGATCCTCGGCGCCGCGATCGGTATCGCGGTGCTGTTCGGACTGTTCGGCGCCGATGTGCAGCAGCGGGTGAGCGCGGCCGGATTCGCCGATCCCGGTAGTGAATCCGCCCTGGTCGATCAGGTGGTCACCGCGCATCTGGGCCGACAGAATCCCGACGTGATCGCGATCTACACCGCACCCGCCGGACAGGATCTCGGCGCGCTCACCCCGCGGGTGCGCGACGCCGTCGGCCGCATCGATCCTGCCCTGCTGGCCCAGCCGGTGCAGACCTATTGGAACAACAGCCCGCCGCGGCAGGCCGTGCTGCGGTCGGCGGACGGACGACAGGGGCTGGCCGTCGTGTTCGCGTCCGGCGACGACGATCAGCGCATCGCGGCTTATCACGACATCGCGGCGGCGCTGCGGATTCCCGGCGTCGCGGTCCGATTCACCGGCTACAGCGCCCTGGCCGACGAGATCGACACCCAGTCCCGGCACGATCTCGTACTCGCCGAATCCCTGTCGCTGCCGATCACCCTCGCGATCCTGGTCCTGGTCTTCGGCGGCGTGGTCGCGGCGGGACTGCCGCTGCTGGTCGGCATTCTCGCGGTCGTGGGGTCGCTCGGTGCGGTCGGCCTGATCGCACACCTCACCGAGGTGAGTGTGTTCGCCGTGAACGTGGCCTCGCTGCTGGGGCTCGGACTGGCCATCGACTACGGACTGTTCGTGGTGACCCGATTCCGCGAGGAGCTCGCCGCGGGGGCTCCCCCGCCCGCCGCGGTCGCCCGCACGCTGGCCACCGCCGGTCGCACCGTCGGATTCTCGGCCCTGCTGCTGGCCTGCGCCTTCGCCGGGACGTTCGTCTTCCCGCAAGCCGTGTTGCGCTCGCTGGGCTTCGGTGCCATCGCGGCGGTCCTGCTGGCGGCCGGGCTGTCGCTGACCGTACTGCCCGCGTCCTTGGCGCTGCTCGGACCGCGAATCGGCGCCTGGAGCTGGCGGCGCGACGCCTTCGACCGCGGCCGGCGCCGGGCCGAGCGCTGGTGGGGCCGGGTGGTCGACGTGGTCGTACGCCGCCCGGGGATCGTCGCGGTCACGGTCGGCGGGTTACTGCTGGCGCTGGCGACCCCGGTACTCGGCGTACGGCTGGGCGATGTGGACCACACGGCGCTGCCCGCGGGTAATTCGGTGCGCGCGGGGGTGGACGAACTCGCCGCGCGGTTCCCCGCCGCGGGCAGCGGCGCCACGGTACTGCTGCGCGGTGAGGGCGCACCGCCCGATTCCGCCCCGACCGCGGCCGCGATCCGGGGGATCGGCGCGGTCCCCGGTGTCCACGACGTCCAGCGATTGGCCACGGTCGACGACGCGGTGGTCGTGCACGTCGCGCTCGACGATCCCGACCGCTCCCCCGCGGCGATCGAAACCGTCTCTCGTATCCGGGATCTCGCCGTTCCGGCCGATATCGATATGCGGGTGGGCGGAGATACGGCGGCCACCGTCGACAGCGTCGCGGCCATCACCTCCCGGATGCCGGCGATGATCGCGGTCATGGTGCTCGCGACGCTGGTCCTGCTGGGTGCGGCGTTCCGATCGGCGGTGCTGCCGCTGAAGGCGGTGCTGCTCGCATCGCTCAGCCTGGCCGCGACCTTCGGCATCCTGACCTGGATCTTCTGCCGAGGCCACCTCGCGGAGGCGCTGCGGGTGAGTGTCGGCCCGCTGTCGGCGGGCATGATGGTGCTGATCATCGCCGTCGTCTTCGGGTTGTCGACCGACTACGAGGTGTTTCTGCTGTCCCGCATGGTGGAGGCCCGAAACTCCGGGGCCGGCACCGTCGCGGCCGTTCGCACCGGCACCGTCCGGACCGCTCGCGTGATCACCGCCGCCGCAACGCTTCTGGTGATCATTACCGGCGCCTTCACACTGTCGCCGCTCACTCCGATGCGCTTTCTCGGCCTGGGCATGATCCTGGCACTGATCATCGACGCCACGCTGGTCCGGATGCTGCTGGTCCCGGCGCTGGTGACGCTCATGGGACCGGCGAACTGGTGGCCCATGCGGCCCGGCCGCCGCGATGGTTACCCGGTAGGTAATGGACTGCGCACATCGGCACGGGCAAGCTCGACCTCATGA
- a CDS encoding PaaI family thioesterase, with translation MIDTEGTQLFHSTMPFTEKLGVEVLEHGPKLVRSRLAWDESLCTLGGALHGGVLMSLADATGAVCAYLNLPEGKQGTTTVESKTNFLRAVRSGHAVATSTPLHAGRSFIVVETEIHDDAGKLVGKVTQTQAVL, from the coding sequence ATGATCGATACCGAGGGAACCCAGCTGTTCCACAGCACGATGCCGTTCACCGAGAAACTCGGGGTCGAGGTGCTCGAGCACGGGCCGAAACTCGTGCGCAGCCGCCTCGCCTGGGACGAGAGCCTGTGCACGCTGGGCGGCGCCCTGCACGGCGGGGTGCTGATGTCGCTGGCCGACGCCACCGGCGCGGTCTGCGCCTACCTGAATCTGCCGGAAGGCAAACAGGGCACCACGACCGTGGAATCGAAGACGAACTTCCTGCGGGCCGTGCGGTCCGGCCATGCGGTGGCGACCTCGACTCCGTTGCACGCCGGCCGCAGCTTCATCGTCGTGGAGACCGAAATCCACGACGACGCCGGGAAGCTCGTCGGCAAGGTCACCCAGACGCAGGCGGTGCTGTGA
- a CDS encoding quinone oxidoreductase family protein — protein MQAIQFSARADHLPGARITEVPRPEPGPGQLLVRTELTGVGVGLVRMLRADAAANPGGEMVGSVVAVGAGVDEGWVGTRVGGVVFESLYAEYVCATPALVAAIPDDVAADAALALVRGGLVAMGAVRAAGAVTGKSVLITGAASGCGHLALQLARVAGAFRVVAAVSSAAKFEFVGRCGADAALTYEQPWPDGIDIVLDGVGGELVQRGVDILAPHGTVVVFSAGGGAVDTSTLLGGLKTVTGFSMGLPARTRPQVIDGDRATLWKLLRENMIRPQVEVRGWVEMDAVVDSIATRRNLGRVALSAEGAR, from the coding sequence ATGCAAGCAATTCAGTTCTCGGCCCGAGCCGATCATCTCCCCGGGGCCCGGATCACCGAGGTGCCGCGACCGGAGCCGGGGCCGGGACAACTGCTGGTCCGCACCGAATTGACCGGTGTCGGTGTCGGGTTGGTGCGTATGCTGCGTGCCGATGCCGCGGCGAATCCCGGCGGTGAGATGGTCGGATCGGTCGTCGCGGTCGGTGCCGGTGTCGACGAGGGGTGGGTCGGCACCCGGGTCGGTGGCGTGGTGTTCGAATCGCTGTACGCCGAATATGTGTGCGCCACACCGGCGTTGGTCGCCGCGATTCCGGATGATGTGGCGGCGGACGCGGCGCTGGCGCTGGTGCGTGGCGGCCTCGTCGCCATGGGGGCCGTGCGCGCGGCCGGAGCGGTGACCGGGAAGTCGGTGCTGATCACCGGGGCCGCCAGCGGATGTGGCCACCTGGCACTGCAACTCGCCCGGGTGGCGGGCGCGTTCCGGGTGGTCGCCGCGGTCTCCTCGGCCGCCAAGTTCGAGTTCGTCGGCAGGTGCGGGGCCGACGCGGCGCTGACCTACGAGCAGCCGTGGCCGGACGGCATCGATATCGTCCTGGACGGCGTCGGCGGTGAACTCGTCCAGCGCGGTGTGGACATTCTCGCCCCCCACGGCACCGTGGTCGTCTTCAGTGCCGGCGGCGGCGCGGTCGATACCTCCACGCTGCTGGGTGGATTGAAAACCGTCACCGGATTCTCGATGGGGCTACCGGCCCGAACCCGGCCGCAGGTCATCGATGGCGACCGGGCGACGCTGTGGAAACTGCTGCGCGAGAACATGATCCGGCCACAGGTGGAGGTACGCGGCTGGGTGGAGATGGACGCGGTCGTGGACTCGATCGCCACCCGCCGCAACCTCGGCCGGGTGGCGCTCAGCGCGGAGGGCGCCCGGTGA
- a CDS encoding TetR/AcrR family transcriptional regulator encodes MTTATAPGLRETKKQQTRQEISDTATRLFIERGFEPTTIAEIAEAARVAKKTVTNYFPRKEDLALDHHERFVAVLAETVESRDDGESALAALRRRFRAAAQAHSADVGFSGPDFSRMLAESPTLTARLRELHDLREQALATVLPGDDLLRRAAAAQFAAAYRLLFERIQERQLSGATRRRIATAVTAEAERIFDLLEPALGDYGVRGESE; translated from the coding sequence GTGACCACCGCCACCGCGCCGGGGCTCCGGGAAACGAAGAAACAGCAGACCCGCCAGGAGATCTCCGATACCGCCACCCGCCTGTTCATCGAGCGCGGATTCGAACCGACCACGATCGCGGAGATCGCCGAGGCAGCCCGGGTCGCGAAGAAGACCGTCACCAACTACTTCCCGCGCAAGGAGGATCTGGCGCTCGATCATCACGAGCGCTTCGTCGCCGTCCTCGCCGAGACCGTCGAGTCCCGCGACGACGGCGAATCGGCCCTCGCCGCCCTGCGGCGCCGATTCCGCGCCGCCGCACAGGCGCATTCCGCGGACGTCGGCTTCTCGGGCCCCGATTTCAGCCGGATGCTCGCCGAGAGCCCGACGCTCACCGCCCGGTTGCGCGAACTACACGATCTGCGCGAACAGGCGCTGGCAACAGTTCTGCCGGGCGACGACCTGTTGCGCCGGGCGGCGGCCGCGCAGTTCGCCGCCGCCTACCGGCTGCTGTTCGAGCGCATCCAGGAACGACAGCTGTCCGGCGCCACACGCCGGCGCATCGCCACCGCCGTCACCGCCGAGGCCGAGCGAATCTTCGATCTGCTGGAACCCGCTCTCGGCGACTACGGTGTGCGCGGCGAATCAGAATGA
- a CDS encoding LLM class F420-dependent oxidoreductase: protein MDLSLHYWNFSTPADPARTAGSIAESARIAEEAGFAEFTVMDHYFQMELRGTAEEPMLEAYTTLGYVAALTERMRLSVLVTGVMYRYPGLLAKIVTTLDVLSGGRAQLGIGASWYEREQRGLGVPLVPMGERFERLEETLQICLQMWSDDNGPYAGTYYQLAETLCVPAPLTRPRPPILIGGGGEKKTLLFVARYADACNLFASTTEDVTHKLEVLRAHCEAEGRDYDAIRKTATYLGPVTDDPDAFVADAERYAALGITQLDIMPDGDPVAYTERAAALVPRLRSF, encoded by the coding sequence ATGGATCTGAGCCTGCACTACTGGAACTTCTCCACTCCCGCCGATCCGGCGCGTACGGCCGGATCCATCGCGGAGAGCGCCCGCATCGCCGAGGAGGCGGGCTTCGCGGAGTTCACCGTGATGGACCACTACTTCCAGATGGAGCTTCGCGGGACGGCCGAGGAGCCGATGCTGGAGGCGTACACCACCCTCGGTTACGTGGCCGCGCTGACCGAGCGGATGCGGTTGTCGGTCCTGGTGACCGGGGTGATGTACCGGTATCCGGGCCTGCTGGCCAAGATCGTCACCACGCTCGACGTCCTGTCGGGCGGTCGCGCACAGCTCGGTATCGGCGCCTCCTGGTACGAGCGGGAGCAGCGGGGGCTGGGCGTGCCGCTGGTGCCGATGGGGGAGCGGTTCGAGCGGCTCGAGGAGACGCTGCAGATCTGCCTGCAGATGTGGAGTGACGACAACGGGCCCTATGCGGGCACGTACTACCAGCTGGCCGAAACGCTGTGCGTCCCCGCGCCGTTGACCCGCCCGCGCCCGCCGATTCTGATCGGTGGTGGCGGCGAGAAGAAGACGCTGCTGTTCGTCGCCCGCTATGCCGATGCCTGCAATCTGTTCGCCTCGACGACCGAGGATGTGACGCACAAGCTCGAGGTGCTGCGGGCGCACTGCGAGGCGGAGGGCCGCGACTACGACGCCATCCGCAAGACCGCCACCTATCTCGGCCCGGTCACCGACGATCCCGACGCTTTCGTCGCGGACGCGGAACGCTATGCGGCCCTGGGCATCACACAGCTCGATATCATGCCGGACGGGGATCCGGTGGCATATACCGAACGCGCGGCGGCGCTGGTGCCGCGGTTGCGTTCATTCTGA
- a CDS encoding HdeD family acid-resistance protein → MTTSKEGVYVGPLHQLARGAWQSLLVIGLLSVIVGIIVLVWPGPTLAVAGILFGIYLLISGILQLIAAFGPHVGTGYRVLSLISGILSFILAFFAFRSIGNSLVLLGLWIGISWLFRGIAAMVAGAEAPHGVPGRGWSIFFGILLLIGGIALVVWPIHSITVLALVVGWWLIFMGAMEIVYAFEVRHVAKKTPADI, encoded by the coding sequence ATGACAACCAGCAAAGAGGGAGTTTACGTAGGGCCATTGCACCAACTGGCCCGCGGCGCATGGCAATCATTGCTGGTCATCGGCCTGCTGTCGGTGATCGTCGGCATCATTGTGCTCGTCTGGCCCGGTCCGACGCTCGCAGTAGCCGGCATTCTCTTCGGCATCTACCTGCTGATTTCCGGAATCCTGCAGCTGATCGCCGCATTCGGACCGCACGTCGGAACCGGCTATCGGGTGCTGAGCCTGATCAGCGGCATCCTGTCGTTCATCCTGGCCTTCTTCGCCTTCCGCAGCATCGGCAACTCCCTGGTCCTGCTGGGACTGTGGATCGGCATCAGCTGGCTGTTCCGCGGCATCGCGGCCATGGTCGCCGGGGCCGAAGCGCCGCACGGGGTCCCGGGCCGCGGCTGGTCGATCTTCTTCGGGATCCTGCTGCTGATCGGCGGTATCGCCCTGGTGGTCTGGCCCATCCACTCGATCACGGTGCTGGCGCTGGTGGTGGGCTGGTGGCTGATCTTCATGGGGGCCATGGAGATCGTCTACGCCTTCGAGGTCCGCCACGTCGCCAAGAAGACCCCCGCCGACATATAG
- a CDS encoding GlsB/YeaQ/YmgE family stress response membrane protein has product MGIITMIIIGLIAGAIARLLVPGKENFGWILTIVLGIVGGYVGGTLGSLVFAPHKFSVHPPVQHTFLGAIVGAVIILFIYKAIRSRA; this is encoded by the coding sequence ATGGGTATCATCACGATGATCATCATCGGCCTGATCGCCGGCGCCATCGCTCGCCTGCTGGTCCCCGGCAAGGAGAACTTCGGCTGGATCCTGACGATCGTCCTGGGAATCGTCGGCGGCTACGTCGGTGGCACCCTGGGCAGTCTGGTCTTCGCACCGCACAAGTTCAGCGTGCATCCGCCGGTGCAACACACCTTCCTCGGCGCGATCGTCGGCGCGGTGATCATCCTGTTCATCTACAAGGCGATTCGCAGCCGGGCCTGA
- a CDS encoding MCE family protein — MSIRKQAIGFGAFAIVSILVTVVIWNTLARTVSGPVNGYSAVFSDVLGLRPNDDVRIAGVRVGKITAIGLEYDPKTNKPSAKVSFDVQRDQHLYSDTKAMVRYQNLIGQRYLALAPGTAPDSQVLSAGARIPLERTEPSFDISAFLNGFQPLFENLLPEQVNDLSTTLIQALQGDGVSLSTFIVQAAGLASDFQRRDAILGDIITNLSGVMSGLAKRSNELETLITQTRALIGGLYEQGQSLLASTTQIAHATDSLVAMVGQVQPKLAPVQNSTRDALTLLLDNGAKLDQAAIDLPGILSDVGKFSQDGAYANAYVCSLDISLYGILFPRGIWSQIGGHAHSAVCRP, encoded by the coding sequence ATGAGCATCCGTAAGCAGGCGATCGGCTTCGGCGCGTTCGCCATCGTCTCGATCCTGGTCACGGTCGTGATCTGGAATACGCTGGCGCGCACGGTGAGTGGTCCGGTCAACGGCTATTCGGCGGTCTTCAGCGATGTGCTCGGGCTGCGGCCCAACGACGATGTGCGCATCGCGGGGGTGCGGGTCGGCAAGATCACCGCGATCGGACTCGAGTACGACCCCAAGACCAACAAGCCCTCGGCCAAGGTGAGTTTCGATGTGCAGCGCGATCAGCACCTGTACTCCGACACCAAGGCGATGGTGCGCTACCAGAACCTGATCGGCCAGCGGTATCTCGCACTGGCGCCCGGAACCGCGCCCGATTCACAGGTGCTCTCCGCCGGTGCCCGGATACCGCTCGAGCGCACCGAACCCTCCTTCGACATCTCGGCATTCCTCAACGGCTTTCAGCCGCTGTTCGAGAATCTGCTGCCCGAGCAGGTCAACGATCTGTCCACGACCTTGATCCAGGCCCTCCAGGGGGATGGGGTGTCGTTGTCCACCTTCATCGTCCAGGCCGCCGGGCTGGCGTCGGACTTCCAGCGTCGCGACGCGATTCTGGGTGACATCATCACCAATCTGTCGGGCGTCATGTCGGGGCTGGCCAAGCGCAGCAATGAACTGGAAACCCTCATCACACAGACGCGCGCGCTGATCGGCGGACTCTACGAGCAGGGCCAGTCGCTGCTGGCGTCGACGACCCAGATCGCCCATGCCACCGACAGTTTGGTCGCGATGGTCGGCCAGGTGCAGCCGAAGCTGGCTCCGGTGCAGAACTCCACCCGCGACGCGCTGACCCTGCTGTTGGACAACGGGGCGAAACTGGACCAGGCCGCGATCGATCTGCCGGGGATCCTGTCCGATGTGGGGAAGTTCTCCCAGGACGGCGCCTACGCCAACGCCTACGTGTGCTCGCTGGACATCTCGCTCTACGGCATCCTGTTTCCGCGCGGGATCTGGTCGCAGATCGGCGGTCATGCGCATTCGGCGGTGTGCCGCCCCTGA
- a CDS encoding FUSC family protein — protein sequence MTVEHPGEDEVRQLARRVEKARGRLAYQFDPALTEALSEGELHAERELAEKIREQEREQRWKNVQAAASTSDRARQTSEAIAKADMRDLLMARKAIAAQRRESSPHAKLASLYRHRAWSMRALAGVVIAGMLWSAVNVQHNIAPGGASDPLYWFSYLLEAMISVCLVIIMIGTNKVSEWGILHSRRQVAVAELALLALTVGLNTYPYLRSGDWYNVGVHAVAPVMIGVALLVHDAASQRYGQAITQATDTVRDLPDPAEQIRRSMPTFVSFIRQSAPDTRPTPMAALPGASDATSTESDHRETARTVETVDPVVEPDIWTPKKSSVRSDTAAADSVADGKPGKSSKSDAADVDSDPLSAYDTGQFRIADSLEQELADIRAERKRARAAKQRAANGSIVD from the coding sequence TTGACCGTCGAACACCCCGGGGAAGATGAGGTCAGGCAGCTCGCGCGACGGGTCGAGAAGGCCCGCGGGCGGCTTGCGTACCAATTCGATCCGGCGTTGACCGAGGCCCTCTCGGAGGGCGAGCTCCACGCCGAGCGCGAGCTCGCGGAGAAGATCCGTGAGCAGGAACGCGAACAGCGCTGGAAGAATGTACAGGCGGCGGCGTCGACGTCCGACCGCGCCAGGCAGACCTCCGAAGCGATCGCGAAGGCCGATATGCGAGATCTGTTGATGGCCCGCAAGGCAATTGCGGCGCAGCGACGGGAATCCAGCCCGCATGCCAAGCTGGCATCGCTGTATCGCCACCGGGCCTGGTCGATGCGCGCCCTCGCGGGCGTGGTCATCGCGGGCATGCTGTGGTCGGCGGTCAACGTGCAGCACAATATCGCGCCCGGCGGCGCGAGCGATCCGCTGTACTGGTTCAGCTACCTGCTCGAAGCCATGATCAGCGTGTGTCTGGTCATCATCATGATCGGCACCAACAAGGTCTCCGAATGGGGCATCCTGCACAGTCGCCGGCAGGTCGCGGTCGCCGAATTGGCCCTGCTGGCGCTGACGGTCGGCCTCAACACCTACCCCTACCTGCGCAGCGGTGACTGGTACAACGTCGGCGTCCACGCGGTCGCGCCGGTGATGATCGGTGTCGCCCTGCTGGTGCACGACGCGGCCAGTCAGCGGTACGGCCAGGCGATCACCCAGGCCACCGATACGGTGCGCGATCTGCCCGATCCGGCCGAGCAGATCCGCCGCAGCATGCCGACCTTCGTCAGCTTCATCCGGCAGTCGGCACCGGATACCCGGCCCACTCCCATGGCCGCGCTGCCCGGCGCTTCGGACGCCACGTCCACCGAATCGGATCACCGGGAAACGGCCCGCACCGTCGAAACCGTGGACCCGGTGGTCGAACCCGATATCTGGACGCCGAAGAAGTCGAGTGTTCGCTCCGATACCGCCGCGGCGGATTCGGTTGCCGACGGCAAGCCCGGCAAGTCGTCGAAGTCCGATGCGGCCGATGTCGACTCGGATCCGCTGAGTGCCTACGACACCGGCCAGTTCCGCATCGCGGACTCGCTCGAACAGGAGCTCGCCGATATCCGGGCCGAGCGCAAGCGCGCTCGTGCCGCCAAGCAGCGCGCAGCCAACGGGTCGATCGTGGACTGA
- a CDS encoding PDR/VanB family oxidoreductase: MTGYRPSLPLRAVGAVFDLYRRSTTAGLLSRPNPVRHSGFERELIVARREVQAGDVVVLTLIAPYRRPLPRWIPGAHIDLILPSGRQRQYSLNGDPADRESYRIAVRHLPDGGGGSDEIHRTAAVGDRLWVRGPRNAFPYIDAPRYVFLAGGIGITPLLPMVADAERRRADWRLVYLGRSRDTMPFLDELAARRGGRLEILPDDECGVADIDRVLTGVPRGAAVYVCGPPPLMAAALDAPAAQDPTVSVHTERFSPPPVRHGRPFRIELRRSGHSVDVAADESALTAIGRVLPDVAYSCRQGFCGTCAVTVRAGAVDHRDRRLSPAERETTMLPCVSRAAGDTVELEL, translated from the coding sequence GTGACGGGGTATCGGCCATCGCTGCCGCTGCGGGCTGTCGGGGCGGTCTTCGATCTGTATCGGCGCTCCACCACCGCCGGACTGCTGTCACGACCGAATCCGGTGCGCCACAGCGGTTTCGAACGGGAACTGATCGTCGCTCGGCGTGAGGTCCAGGCCGGCGACGTGGTCGTGCTGACCCTGATCGCGCCCTACCGGCGGCCGTTGCCGCGCTGGATTCCGGGTGCCCACATCGATCTGATCCTGCCGTCGGGACGGCAACGGCAGTACTCGCTCAACGGTGATCCCGCCGACCGGGAGAGCTATCGCATCGCCGTGCGGCACCTGCCCGACGGCGGGGGCGGCTCCGACGAGATCCATCGCACCGCGGCGGTGGGGGATCGGCTGTGGGTGCGCGGGCCGCGCAATGCCTTCCCCTATATCGACGCTCCCCGCTATGTCTTCCTCGCCGGGGGAATCGGAATCACCCCGCTGCTGCCGATGGTCGCCGACGCCGAACGCCGAAGGGCCGACTGGCGACTGGTCTATCTGGGCCGCAGCCGCGATACGATGCCGTTTCTGGACGAGCTGGCGGCCCGGCGGGGCGGCAGGCTCGAGATCCTGCCCGACGACGAGTGCGGGGTGGCCGATATCGACCGGGTCCTCACCGGCGTCCCGCGCGGGGCCGCCGTCTACGTCTGCGGGCCACCGCCGCTGATGGCCGCCGCCTTGGACGCGCCGGCCGCCCAGGATCCGACCGTCTCGGTGCACACCGAACGCTTCTCGCCGCCACCCGTCCGGCACGGACGTCCGTTCCGTATCGAGTTGCGTCGCAGCGGCCACAGTGTCGACGTCGCGGCCGACGAGTCGGCGCTCACCGCCATCGGCCGGGTGCTGCCCGATGTGGCCTATTCGTGTCGTCAGGGCTTCTGCGGTACCTGCGCGGTGACCGTGCGCGCCGGGGCCGTCGACCATCGGGATCGGCGGCTGAGCCCCGCCGAACGCGAGACGACGATGCTCCCCTGTGTGTCGCGCGCGGCGGGCGACACCGTCGAACTGGAGCTGTAG
- a CDS encoding metal-dependent hydrolase: MKTVVYEDQAHAIKARDVRFDFESVPMHYIPGEVMATHIINVMHLVLPEGERAMAAALAEALPYIDDERLREEVQGFIGQENQHANSHAQARRHLETLGLDVAPMVETVGWLVDRVLGDHGLSGRAKREWLAERLGLFAGMEHYTAVIGEWLLTNNVLEAKDMHPAMLDLIRWHGAEEVEHRSVVYDAYMHVDGGYLRKARTAVVASSSLLVLFVIAGGYLFEKDPEPAKGKFWPWQLLSASARGVVPRMSTFFTEIPRYLRPGFHPSQLGSMDNALRYLAQSPAARAGER; encoded by the coding sequence ATGAAGACAGTGGTCTACGAGGACCAAGCCCACGCGATCAAGGCTCGCGATGTGCGATTCGATTTCGAGTCCGTCCCCATGCATTACATTCCCGGCGAGGTGATGGCGACCCACATCATCAACGTCATGCACCTGGTGCTCCCGGAGGGTGAGCGGGCGATGGCCGCCGCGCTGGCCGAGGCCCTGCCCTATATCGACGACGAGCGATTGCGCGAAGAGGTGCAGGGCTTCATCGGGCAGGAGAATCAGCACGCGAACTCGCACGCGCAGGCCCGCCGCCATCTGGAAACTCTCGGGCTCGACGTGGCGCCGATGGTCGAGACGGTCGGCTGGCTGGTCGACCGGGTGCTCGGCGATCACGGCCTGAGCGGTCGCGCGAAACGCGAGTGGCTGGCCGAACGGCTGGGATTGTTCGCCGGTATGGAGCACTACACCGCGGTGATCGGCGAGTGGCTGCTCACCAACAACGTCCTCGAGGCCAAGGACATGCATCCGGCGATGCTGGACCTGATCCGCTGGCACGGGGCCGAAGAGGTCGAACATCGCAGCGTCGTCTACGACGCCTACATGCACGTGGACGGTGGATATCTGCGCAAGGCCCGCACCGCCGTGGTCGCCAGTTCATCGCTGCTGGTGTTGTTCGTGATCGCCGGCGGATATCTGTTCGAGAAGGATCCCGAACCCGCCAAGGGCAAGTTCTGGCCGTGGCAACTGCTCAGCGCCTCGGCCCGCGGCGTGGTGCCGCGGATGTCGACATTCTTCACCGAGATTCCGCGCTACCTGCGGCCCGGCTTCCACCCCTCCCAGCTCGGGAGCATGGACAACGCCCTGCGCTACCTGGCTCAGTCGCCGGCGGCGCGGGCAGGGGAGCGGTGA